One window of the Prionailurus bengalensis isolate Pbe53 chromosome E1, Fcat_Pben_1.1_paternal_pri, whole genome shotgun sequence genome contains the following:
- the LOC122484891 gene encoding collagen alpha-2(I) chain-like, producing the protein MRMRALDTPPPTSPRLSCTAPCSPLFLTPPHFLQREIGLVQRPRFGRALPVRVLRRAKAVRLRSSIFRAFVYASNSEATFSLLSAPPARRHLVFARPTSPCSKLREKEQESAKGRWVGAAWLPVSCALGVSRRNGACGNRTVGAEAARRARVSVSPGSPGPPRLGAWAAAGPGPRSRRGGGGEGDPRPREARHMPEGSLPPRRPACWAGTAAGPAGPAAPLGKGALGPPGGNDALRPPALGPQLSALLVEVGLAVTPWRPGTAAATTLSSGRSWPYSAGSHGTSGTRWWGCWGDAPRAGRPQRGGCGTLY; encoded by the coding sequence ATGCGCATGCGCGCTCTGGACACTCCGCCCCCTACCTCCCCGCGACTCAGCTGTACCGCCCCCTGTTCCCCGCTTTTTCTTACTCCTCCCCACTTTCTGCAGCGTGAAATAGGTCTCGTCCAGAGACCACGTTTTGGACGCGCCCTCCCTGTTCGAGTTTTGCGGCGTGCTAAGGCTGTGCGCCTGCGCAGTTCCATCTTTCGCGCCTTTGTTTACGCTTCCAATTCGGAGGCCACATTTAGCCTCCTCTCGGCGCCTCCAGCGCGGCGCCATCTTGTTTTCGCCCGGCCGACCTCGCCTTGTTCGAagttgagagagaaggagcaggagtcTGCGAAAGGACGTTGGGTGGGGGCGGCGTGGCTGCCCGTCTCCTGTGCTCTCGGCGTCTCCAGAAGGAACGGCGCCTGCGGGAACAGGACGGTCGGCGCCGAAGCTGCGCGCAGGGCccgtgtctctgtctcccctggTTCGCCCGGGCCTCCGAGGCTGGGTGCTTGGGCAGCTGCCGGGCCGGGACCGCGAAGCAGAAGAGGAGGCGGCGGGGAAGGCGATCCCAGGCCCCGCGAGGCTCGGCACATGCCCGAGGGCTCTCTCCCACCCCGTCGGCCCGCGTGCTGGGCGGGAACAGCAGCGGGGCCGGCAGGCCCAGCAGCCCCTCTTGGGAAAGGGGCCCTCGGACCGCCGGGTGGGAACGATGCCCTCCGCCCCCCAGCGCTGGGACCCCAGCTCTCAGCCCTCCTGGTGGAGGTGGGCCTGGCCGTCACACCCTGGCGGCCGGGCACCGCCGCAGCCACCACGCTGTCGAGCGGCCGTTCTTGGCCATACTCAGCAGGGTCACACGGGACGTCAGGGACGCGGTGGTGGGGCTGCTGGGGAGACGCGCCGCGAGCAGGCCGCCCCCAGCGGGGTGGATGTGGGACCTTATACTAG
- the CD68 gene encoding macrosialin — MRLVVVFSGALLGLLVAQGTVNSCPHKKSATLLPSFTVTPTATESTARPATTSHRTTTTTGATSHEPTTATHHTVTTPSHGNATVHPTTNNSTATSPRAPTTAPHPGPPPPPPSPSPGSKDAVGDYTWTNGSQPCVRLQGQIQIRILYPTQGGGKAWGISVLNPNKTKAQGDCEGAHTHLLLSFPYGQLSFGFKQEPQQSTVYLSYMALEYNVSLPQAAQWMFSVENSSLHALQAPLGQSFSCGNASLSLSPALRLDLLHLRLQAAQLPPSGAFGPSFPCPTDQFLLLPLVIGLVSLGLLALVLATFCIVRRRPPTYQPL; from the exons ATGAGGCTGGTGGTGGTTTTCTCGGGGGCCTTGTTGGGGCTTCTAGTCG CCCAAGGGACAGTGAATAGCTGTCCTCACAAAAAATCGGCCACTCTGCTGCCATCCTTCACGGTGACACCCACAGCTACAGAAAGCACAGCAAGGCCCGCGACCACCAGCCAcagaaccaccaccaccacgggcGCCACCAGCCACGAGCCCACAACGGCCACCCACCATACGGTCACCACCCCCAGTCACGGGAACGCCACGGTTCACCCGACGACAAACAACAGCACGGCCACCAGCCCGAGAgcccccaccactgccccccacccgggaccccctccaccccctccaagCCCGAGCCCAGGCTCCAAGGACGCTGTAGGGGACTACACGTGGACTAATGGCTCccagccctgtgtccggctccaAGGCCAGATCCAGATCAGAATTCTGTACCCGACCCAGGGCGGAGGAAAG GCCTGGGGCATCTCTGTGCTGAACCCCAACAAAACCAAGGCGCAGGGGGACTGTGAGGGTGCCCACACCCACCTGCTTCTCTCGTTCCCCTACGGACAGCTCAGCTTTGGATTCAAGCAG GAGCCACAGCAGAGCACTGTCTACCTGAGCTACATGGCTCTGGAGTACAACGTGTCCCTTCCACAGGCGGCAC AGTGGATGTTCTCCGTTGAGAACTCATCCCTTCACGCTCTCCAAGCCCCCCTGGGCCAGAGCTTCAGCTGCGGGAACgcaagcctctctctctccccagcactGCGCCTTGACCTGCTACACCTGAGGCTCCAGGCTGCCCAGCTGCCCCCCTCAGGGGCCTTTGGGCCAA GTTTCCCTTGTCCGACTGACCAGTTCCTCCTGCTGCCCCTCGTCATTGGCCTGGTCTCCCTGGGCCTCCTCGCCCTGGTGCTCGCTACGTTCTGCATCGTCCGGAGACGCCCGCCCACCTACCAGCCCCTCTGA